tttttaataatttattttaaatatgttattttatctGTAAATGCTATTTTATCCTTTGTGAAAATCAAGAATGTCGTTGTATTATGCATATACATTATTatgcattatacataatatttataatattatgaaaattgtATCAACAAGTACAGaacaacaaaacatacaaaaaagttggatattttaaaaataattaatactcaaaaattatatgaattttagagtattttattccaaaatatatattaataaaaattatgttatattataatattgtaaacatattatatgttataaatctaatgtaaatatttcaacaaCTGACTGCTTCTTTTGACATCAGGTGGTGTGACGCAGTGCTTAAAGTCTGCATACTCCTGTTTTATGAAGGCGTGTAACAGCAAAGGGAAGAAGACAGTGGACGCCTGTCACAACGTAGCTCTGCTTGCCCATGACGGCCGAGCCATGGAGGGGGAAGCTGACGCGAAGGTGGCTCAGCAGTACTACGAGAAGGCTTGTGAGGGAGGCTTCGCCCCCAGCTGTTTCAACCTGAGTGCTCTTTTAATCCAGGGATTTCCAGGGGTGGACAAAAACATGCCGCTGGCTCTAAAGTACGCCTTGCGAGCCTGCGAGCTGGGACACGTATGGGGCTGCGCTAATGCCAGTCGCATGTACAAACTGGGTGATGGGACGGATAAGGATGATCAGAAAGCAGAAGAGCTGAAGAACAAGGCTAAAGAGCTCCA
This is a stretch of genomic DNA from Labeo rohita strain BAU-BD-2019 chromosome 20, IGBB_LRoh.1.0, whole genome shotgun sequence. It encodes these proteins:
- the LOC127183090 gene encoding cytochrome c oxidase assembly factor 7, translating into MAGLINFEDEQEVKQFLDNLGVEYSYQCYREKDPEGCQRLADYLEGVKRNYETTAQVLKHNCEVNGFGESCYKLGAYHVTGKGGVTQCLKSAYSCFMKACNSKGKKTVDACHNVALLAHDGRAMEGEADAKVAQQYYEKACEGGFAPSCFNLSALLIQGFPGVDKNMPLALKYALRACELGHVWGCANASRMYKLGDGTDKDDQKAEELKNKAKELHGQQKERQLKFGE